The following proteins are co-located in the Xyrauchen texanus isolate HMW12.3.18 chromosome 43, RBS_HiC_50CHRs, whole genome shotgun sequence genome:
- the LOC127635699 gene encoding E3 ubiquitin-protein ligase TTC3-like isoform X1: MFFSLALQFTRAFMSRSRNQETIKHIKRRFSHNSMTDTEDSDLEEGPDIMRHKTKIVYQSQFPYIHMEPPDVIYEKWTKIKPEVKKQVGHMMHVSVFWWPILLRQQDNHPTTFWAVEMGFLDSNVSNDLSLKRLQKIEILESILEAMERRLSHRDMTAQARDVVALNRYFTMQDDCLLEAIHWLEDSGVPLISKKLLELGSVEIRYRTLSFVFSEYARYLQVMSCSKKKAIEELRLEPDAWTISKSEEMKNKGNEQFQKRKYDLALKCYTKAIKYHPSNHLLYGNRALCFLRSEKYLKALGDGKRAVILQPDWAKGHYRFCDALFCLGEHQKALEANRLALSVCTADTEGQKDLQQQFERFHAELQESRAEGKSKKMESKKTSNKSRVHAAGDSSGRPSEAASQSSVLENPQECENRKDRHEVTGNSPAAQTHAEEAPDRHKDMKSEMTPRKIKRAVSSTPDKPCVRSKVPPAAERRVTAAKVVSDAGLRERFCTAVQDGHAALSDQRCRNAQQSFSLALSILDSSGTTELGFSELDRCVLIYGYATALLEIGQPEELAEAQRLFTTLETSERKFQSLMHYGMGRVYLKENRFAKALEQFSNALLMIQRHITPGKLTWPTTKAIVEETQPSYLQEHLETFIEICTFPPKADAICRHQHCRSHSVEIYFSDPDFKGFIQMSCCQSCKVEFHISCWKKLKTVSFTDKNEKDFLKDLCFTPDCRGQICHIVIFGPTGLVKCEFETSIPKIRPTGRMRIKQPCTSIKKLKSKTDRKLRRKQQKSAARVAHAEIKEVTPAAEDQTTATHTDSIYVDQVLHQIHENKELFKEECVNISCVLERLRPWLDLYESKGHESVLNSRCDARVLTELVDLLLESQNRVWARVFIETLGSSLHIKHKLQHWAQRLDKAGLTAAESFISRHCSHLDELDVSPLLAFAPLQETLLEKFGTVQELFDGGGFTVMEYLRQAPAKEKRLFIWTLESNREHYHSCHFILHQYFEDDAVCLVLKKTDDDEHINTVFKSKNRHRKKNKKESKSVILLSGVRAGHSRDEDDDEDDLFSEEDSLMFLSGADPFSVPDHLRGQLAEFEQQYAGSAAYRNRYERILDNNPDPTKESLYDYFAQILEEHGPLCASDPLMVGELENFPTEAQQKIADAGGLNPFLLESLRFVMTDDLIGLMKHAVSLTDSSVNPFNTRLASHLNPSAKEFWPQIDVLTDGESQYNNDNKDDSDLFLLLPDPYPCDDVIAVDAAAQAEALQLYETVGDPPVHRSDSDTECSAGVTHTADKHTADKHTSVQAFNSKDVSINTEPYVSFEINNGDMTQKEKENIELLKKIEQMKDDHDITQQTRREQIKELQEEIENLTHRSQIAGTELTMFQHKLEEEVKKDQQEKRENQETLKTLKTEIKDLTDLQDSLTKVIHEKNKEYQTELDRFLDDSNQCAAERMSLEDEIKRHRFACARHLRRSVTAQLSVLQSRRDQVLRPLRSCVSEGKMIVKHLTEASLSSSALLLSVINDWKRFVGDAEDKINRTEMEFDKQMIEVKKGTRLCSLPLISAPPIPTKPAVPLPVPPQSGSQFTQQASGCSTPAERTPPEESVSRAASHQHASAPQHVTVYDRILERLNMMFPHYNRLVLNKFIQEVRSANGGALNMLTYDDVINRVAQLILDHQENTRERINVMGGEMRAQGSTPPPAHVWKNVSEKHRNTALALNIEDPCIICHEEMNSEDVCVLECRHGFHRKCIKLWLKEQSTCPTCREHALLPEDFPMLPGRHRKSHTQAAALN, from the exons ATGTTCTTCTCCCTCGCGCTTCAGTTCACGCGTGCGTTCATGTCCAGAAGCAGAAATCAGGAAACAATCAAACACATCAAACGACGCTTTTCTCATAACAG CATGACAGACACAGAAGACTCCGATCTGGAGGAAGGACCAGATATCATGAGACACAAGACCAAGATT GTGTATCAGAGCCAGTTCCCTTATATCCACATGGAGCCGCCAG ATGTCATCTATGAGAAGTGGACCAAGATAAAGCCAGAGGTGAAGAAACAAGTGGGTCACATGATGCACGTGTCCGTGTTCTGGTGGCCCATTCTGTTGAGACAACAGGACAATCACCCCACCACCTTCTGGGCTGTAGAGATGGGCTTCCTCGACTCAAA TGTTTCCAATGATCTGAGTTTGAAGCGGCTTCAGAAGATTGAGATTCTGGAAAGCATCCTGGAGGCCATGGAGAGAAGA ctgtctCACAGAGACATGACAGCACAAGCCCGAGATGTGGTGGCTCTAAACAGATATTTTACCATG CAAGACGATTGTTTGTTGGAAGCCATCCATTGGCTGGAGGACTCCGGAGTGCCGCTCATCAGTAAGAAGCTTCTTGAACTGGGTTCAGTGGAGATTCGGTACCGCACGCTCAGCTTCGTCTTCAGTGAAT ATGCTCGTTATCTTCAGGTGATGTCGTGCAGTAAAAAGAAAGCCATCGAGGAGCTGCGCTTGGAACCGGACGCTTGGACTATATCA AAAAGTGAGGAAATGAAGAATAAAGGAAATGAGCAGTTTCAGAAGAGGAAGTATGATCTGGCTCTGAAGTGCTACACCAAAGCCATTAAATACCA ccccagcaaccacctgcTGTACGGGAACAGAGCGCTCTGTTTCCTCCGCTCGGAGAAGTATCT GAAAGCACTTGGTGACGGAAAGAGAGCCGTAATATTACAGCCAGACTGGGCGAAG GGTCATTATCGGTTCTGTGACGCTCTCTTCTGTCTCGGGGAGCATCAGAAAGCGCTGGAAGCGAACAGACTCGCTCTGAGCGTGTGCACCGCAGACACGGAAGGACAGAAAGATCTGCAGCAGCAGTTTGAGCGATTCCACGCTGAACTTCAGGAGAGTCGAG CCGAGGGGAAGTCGAAGAAGATGGAATCAAAGAAAACGTCTAATAAATCCAG AGTGCACGCGGCCGGCGATTCTTCAGGTCGACCGTCTGAAGCTGCGTCACAATCTTCAGTTCTGGAGAATCCG CAGGAATGTGAAAACCGGAAAGATCGGCATGAAGTCACAG GAAACTCTCCAGCAGCACAAACACACGCTGAAGAAGCaccagacagacacaaagacatgaAGAG TGAAATGACTCCACGGAAAATCAAGAGGGCCGTGTCAAGCACTCCAGATAAGCCGTGTGTCCGGAGTAAAGTCCCGCCTGCAGCAGAGAGACGAGTGACCGCGGCG AAGGTGGTCAGTGATGCGGGACTGAGAGAACGCTTCTGTACGGCGGTTCAGGATGGTCACGCGGCACTGAGCGACCAGCGCTGTCGAAACGCACAGCAGtccttctctctcgctctcagtaTACTGGACTCCAGCGGAACCACG GAACTGGGGTTCTCGGAGCTGGATAGATGTGTTCTCATTTATGGTTATGCAACAGCGCTGCTGGAAATCGGACAACCCGAG gaACTGGCTGAAGCTCAGAGATTATTCACCACATTAGAGACTTCAGAAAGGAAGTTTCAGTCACTGATGCATTATGGGATGGGCAGAGTTTACCTGAAGGAGAACAG ATTTGCTAAAGCTCTCGAGCAGTTCTCTAACGCTCTACTGATGATTCAAAGACACATCACACCTGGAAAACTCACCTGGCCAACAACTAAAGCCATAGTGGAGGAAACACAACCGTCATATTTAcag GAACATCTGGAGACGTTTATAGAGATCTGTACATTTCCACCTAAAGCAGATGCGATCTGCCGCCATCAACACTGTCGGAGCCATTCTGTTGAAATCTATTTCAGTGATCCagactttaaa GGGTTCATACAGATGTCGTGTTGTCAGAGCTGTAAAGTGGAGTTTCACATCAGCTGCTGGAAAAAACTCAAAACTGTTTCATTCACGGATAAGAATGAAAAG GATTTTCTAAAAGATTTGTGTTTTACGCCGGACTGTCGGGGGCAAATCTGTCACATTGTAATATTTGGGCCGACGGGGCTCGTAAAGTGTGAG TTTGAAACATCTATTCCTAAAATCAGACCTACTGGACGAATGAGAATCAAACAGCCGTGTACAAG TATTAAGAAGTTGAAATCTAAAACCGATCGAAAGCTTCGGAGGAAACAACAGAAGTCGGCAGCACGAGTCGCTCATGCAGAGATAAAGGAAGTAACACCCGCAGCTGAAGACCAAACGACAG CGACACACACTGACTCTATTTATGTGGATCAAGTTTTACATCAAATTCATGAAAACAAAGAACTTTTTAAAGAAGAATGTGTGAATATTTCTTGCGTGTTGGAGCGGCTGCGGCCGTGGCTGGATCTGTACGAGAGTAAAGGACACGAGAGCGTGTTGAACAGCCGCTGTGATGCGCGAGTCCTGACGGAGCTGGTGGATCTTCTGCTGGAGTCTCAGAACCGCGTGTGGGCTCGAGTCTTTATCGAGACGCTCGGATCTTCACTTCATATCAAACACAAATTACAGCATTGGGCTCAGCGGCTGGATAAAGCAG GTCTGACCGCGGCCGAGTCCTTCATCAGTCGTCATTGTTCTCATCTGGACGAGTTGGACGTGTCGCCGCTGCTCGCGTTCGCACCTCTGCAGGAAACACTACTCGAGAAGTTCGGCACTGTTCAGGAATTATTTGACGGCGGCGGTTTTACTGTAATGGAGTATTTAAGACAAGCTCCTGCTAAAGAAAAGCGTCTATTTATTTGGACTCTAGAGTCGAATCGAGAGCACTATCACTCCTGTCACTTCATTCTCCATCAGTATTTTGAAGACG ACGCTGTTTGTTTAGTCCTTAAAAAGACGGATGATGACGAGCACATA AATACAGTATTtaagagtaaaaacagacatcgAAAGAAAAACAAGAAGGAATCAAAG tcagTTATTTTGCTGTCTGGAGTCAGAGCCGGACACTCCagagatgaggatgatgatgaagatgatctgTTCTCTGAGGAAGATTCTCT GATGTTTCTGAGCGGCGCTGATCCGTTCAGTGTTCCCGATCACCTGCGCGGTCAGCTGGCAGAGTTTGAGCAGCAGTACGCCGGATCAGCAGCATACAGAAACCGTTATGAGAGAATTCTGGACAATAACCCCGACCCCACCAAAGAGAGTTTATATGA tTATTTCGCTCAGATTCTGGAGGAGCACGGCCCTCTGTGCGCATCAGATCCTCTGATGGTTGGCGAGTTGGAGAATTTCCCCACGGAAGCGCAGCAGAAGATCGCCGACGCTGGAGGACTGAATCCGTTCCTGCTGGAATCTCTGAGATTCGTCATGACGGACGATCTgattggtctgatgaaacacgcCGTGTCGCTCACAGACTCTTCTGTGAATCCGTTTAACACACGATTGGCGTCGCACCTGAATCCTTCAGCTAAAGAGTTCTGGCCGCAAATAGACGTTTTGACTGATGGCGAGTCTCAGTATAATAATGACAACAAAGACGACAGTGATCTGTTCCTGCTTCTCCCTGATCCGTACCCTTGTGATGATGTCATCGCTGTAGATGCGGCGGCTCAAGCGGAAGCGCTGCAGCTGTATGAGACCGTTGGAGATCCTCCGGTTCATCGCTCTGATAGTGACACCGAGTGCTCTGCGGGAGTCACACACACTGCTGATAAACACACTGCTGATAAACACACTTCTGTGCAG GCTTTTAACAGTAAAGATGTTTCCATCAACACGGAGCCGTATGTTTCCTTTGAGATAAACAAT GGCGACATGAcgcagaaagaaaaagagaacatTGAACTGTTGAAGAAGATCGAACAGATGAAAGATGATCATGACATCACACAGCAGACGAGGAGAGAGCAGATCAAAGAACTTCAGGAGGAGATCGAGAACCTCACACACAGATCACAG ATCGCCGGCACTGAACTCACCATGTTCCAGCACAAACTGGAGGAGGAAGTGAAGAAAGACCAGCAGGAGAAGAGAGAGAACCAGGAGACACTGAAAACACTCAAGACAGAAATCAAAGATCTGACGGATCTTCAGGACAg TCTCACTAAAGTCATCCATGAGAAGAATAAAGAGTATCAGACTGAACTCGACCGTTTCCTGGACGAcag TAATCAGTGTGCAGCGGAGCGCATGAGTCTAGAAGATGAAATCAAGAGACACAGATTCGCGTGTGCGAGACACCTCAGGAGATCCGTGACGGCGCAG CTGTCAGTCCTGCAGAGCAGACGAGATCAGGTGCTGCGTCCGCTGCGCTCGTGTGTGTCTGAGGGGAAGATGATTGTCAAACACCTGACGGAGGCGTCGCTCAG ttcttCTGCTCTTCTGCTGTCGGTGATTAACGACTGGAAGAGATTTGTGGGTGATGCTGAAGATAAAATCAACAGAACTGAG ATGGAGTTTGATAAACAGATGATTGAGGTGAAGAAGGGCACGAGACTGTGTTCACTGCCGCTCATCTCTGCACCCCCCATCCCCACCAAACCCGCCGTACCG CTTCCTGTTCCTCCTCAGTCTGGGTCACAGTTCACACAGCAGGCGAGTGGATGCAGCACGCCCGCGGAGAGAACGCCTCCTGAAGAATCTGTGAGCAGAGCAGCGAGTCATCAGCACGCTTCAGCGCCGCAGCACGTGACGGTGTACGACAGAATCCTGGAGCGACTCAACATGATGTTTCCTCATTATAACAG GCTGGTGTTGAATAAGTTCATTCAGGAGGTGCGTTCTGCAAACGGAGGCGCTCTGAACATGCTGAcgtatgatgatgtcatcaacaGAGTCGCGCAGCTCATCCTGGACCATCAGGAGAACACGCGT GAGCGCATTAATGTCATGGGAGGTGAAATGAGGGCTCAGGGTTCGACTCCGCCTCCAGCGCACGTATGGAAGAACGTGTCAGAGAAACATCGCAATACTGCGCTCGCT TTGAATATTGAGGATCCGTGTATCATCTGTCATGAGGAGATGAACTCTGAAGATGTGTGTGTGCTGGAGTGCCGACACGGTTTCCACAGAAAG tgCATAAAGTTATGGCTGAAGGAGCAGAGCACATGTCCCACCTGTCGAGAACACGCACTGTTACCGGAGGACTTCCCCATGCTGCCCGGACGCCATCGCAAGAGTCACACGCAAGCGGCCGCATTAAACTGA
- the LOC127635699 gene encoding E3 ubiquitin-protein ligase TTC3-like isoform X2, with the protein MFFSLALQFTRAFMSRSRNQETIKHIKRRFSHNSMTDTEDSDLEEGPDIMRHKTKIVYQSQFPYIHMEPPDVIYEKWTKIKPEVKKQVGHMMHVSVFWWPILLRQQDNHPTTFWAVEMGFLDSNVSNDLSLKRLQKIEILESILEAMERRLSHRDMTAQARDVVALNRYFTMQDDCLLEAIHWLEDSGVPLISKKLLELGSVEIRYRTLSFVFSEYARYLQVMSCSKKKAIEELRLEPDAWTISKSEEMKNKGNEQFQKRKYDLALKCYTKAIKYHPSNHLLYGNRALCFLRSEKYLKALGDGKRAVILQPDWAKGHYRFCDALFCLGEHQKALEANRLALSVCTADTEGQKDLQQQFERFHAELQESRAEGKSKKMESKKTSNKSRVHAAGDSSGRPSEAASQSSVLENPQECENRKDRHEVTGNSPAAQTHAEEAPDRHKDMKSEMTPRKIKRAVSSTPDKPCVRSKVPPAAERRVTAAVVSDAGLRERFCTAVQDGHAALSDQRCRNAQQSFSLALSILDSSGTTELGFSELDRCVLIYGYATALLEIGQPEELAEAQRLFTTLETSERKFQSLMHYGMGRVYLKENRFAKALEQFSNALLMIQRHITPGKLTWPTTKAIVEETQPSYLQEHLETFIEICTFPPKADAICRHQHCRSHSVEIYFSDPDFKGFIQMSCCQSCKVEFHISCWKKLKTVSFTDKNEKDFLKDLCFTPDCRGQICHIVIFGPTGLVKCEFETSIPKIRPTGRMRIKQPCTSIKKLKSKTDRKLRRKQQKSAARVAHAEIKEVTPAAEDQTTATHTDSIYVDQVLHQIHENKELFKEECVNISCVLERLRPWLDLYESKGHESVLNSRCDARVLTELVDLLLESQNRVWARVFIETLGSSLHIKHKLQHWAQRLDKAGLTAAESFISRHCSHLDELDVSPLLAFAPLQETLLEKFGTVQELFDGGGFTVMEYLRQAPAKEKRLFIWTLESNREHYHSCHFILHQYFEDDAVCLVLKKTDDDEHINTVFKSKNRHRKKNKKESKSVILLSGVRAGHSRDEDDDEDDLFSEEDSLMFLSGADPFSVPDHLRGQLAEFEQQYAGSAAYRNRYERILDNNPDPTKESLYDYFAQILEEHGPLCASDPLMVGELENFPTEAQQKIADAGGLNPFLLESLRFVMTDDLIGLMKHAVSLTDSSVNPFNTRLASHLNPSAKEFWPQIDVLTDGESQYNNDNKDDSDLFLLLPDPYPCDDVIAVDAAAQAEALQLYETVGDPPVHRSDSDTECSAGVTHTADKHTADKHTSVQAFNSKDVSINTEPYVSFEINNGDMTQKEKENIELLKKIEQMKDDHDITQQTRREQIKELQEEIENLTHRSQIAGTELTMFQHKLEEEVKKDQQEKRENQETLKTLKTEIKDLTDLQDSLTKVIHEKNKEYQTELDRFLDDSNQCAAERMSLEDEIKRHRFACARHLRRSVTAQLSVLQSRRDQVLRPLRSCVSEGKMIVKHLTEASLSSSALLLSVINDWKRFVGDAEDKINRTEMEFDKQMIEVKKGTRLCSLPLISAPPIPTKPAVPLPVPPQSGSQFTQQASGCSTPAERTPPEESVSRAASHQHASAPQHVTVYDRILERLNMMFPHYNRLVLNKFIQEVRSANGGALNMLTYDDVINRVAQLILDHQENTRERINVMGGEMRAQGSTPPPAHVWKNVSEKHRNTALALNIEDPCIICHEEMNSEDVCVLECRHGFHRKCIKLWLKEQSTCPTCREHALLPEDFPMLPGRHRKSHTQAAALN; encoded by the exons ATGTTCTTCTCCCTCGCGCTTCAGTTCACGCGTGCGTTCATGTCCAGAAGCAGAAATCAGGAAACAATCAAACACATCAAACGACGCTTTTCTCATAACAG CATGACAGACACAGAAGACTCCGATCTGGAGGAAGGACCAGATATCATGAGACACAAGACCAAGATT GTGTATCAGAGCCAGTTCCCTTATATCCACATGGAGCCGCCAG ATGTCATCTATGAGAAGTGGACCAAGATAAAGCCAGAGGTGAAGAAACAAGTGGGTCACATGATGCACGTGTCCGTGTTCTGGTGGCCCATTCTGTTGAGACAACAGGACAATCACCCCACCACCTTCTGGGCTGTAGAGATGGGCTTCCTCGACTCAAA TGTTTCCAATGATCTGAGTTTGAAGCGGCTTCAGAAGATTGAGATTCTGGAAAGCATCCTGGAGGCCATGGAGAGAAGA ctgtctCACAGAGACATGACAGCACAAGCCCGAGATGTGGTGGCTCTAAACAGATATTTTACCATG CAAGACGATTGTTTGTTGGAAGCCATCCATTGGCTGGAGGACTCCGGAGTGCCGCTCATCAGTAAGAAGCTTCTTGAACTGGGTTCAGTGGAGATTCGGTACCGCACGCTCAGCTTCGTCTTCAGTGAAT ATGCTCGTTATCTTCAGGTGATGTCGTGCAGTAAAAAGAAAGCCATCGAGGAGCTGCGCTTGGAACCGGACGCTTGGACTATATCA AAAAGTGAGGAAATGAAGAATAAAGGAAATGAGCAGTTTCAGAAGAGGAAGTATGATCTGGCTCTGAAGTGCTACACCAAAGCCATTAAATACCA ccccagcaaccacctgcTGTACGGGAACAGAGCGCTCTGTTTCCTCCGCTCGGAGAAGTATCT GAAAGCACTTGGTGACGGAAAGAGAGCCGTAATATTACAGCCAGACTGGGCGAAG GGTCATTATCGGTTCTGTGACGCTCTCTTCTGTCTCGGGGAGCATCAGAAAGCGCTGGAAGCGAACAGACTCGCTCTGAGCGTGTGCACCGCAGACACGGAAGGACAGAAAGATCTGCAGCAGCAGTTTGAGCGATTCCACGCTGAACTTCAGGAGAGTCGAG CCGAGGGGAAGTCGAAGAAGATGGAATCAAAGAAAACGTCTAATAAATCCAG AGTGCACGCGGCCGGCGATTCTTCAGGTCGACCGTCTGAAGCTGCGTCACAATCTTCAGTTCTGGAGAATCCG CAGGAATGTGAAAACCGGAAAGATCGGCATGAAGTCACAG GAAACTCTCCAGCAGCACAAACACACGCTGAAGAAGCaccagacagacacaaagacatgaAGAG TGAAATGACTCCACGGAAAATCAAGAGGGCCGTGTCAAGCACTCCAGATAAGCCGTGTGTCCGGAGTAAAGTCCCGCCTGCAGCAGAGAGACGAGTGACCGCGGCG GTGGTCAGTGATGCGGGACTGAGAGAACGCTTCTGTACGGCGGTTCAGGATGGTCACGCGGCACTGAGCGACCAGCGCTGTCGAAACGCACAGCAGtccttctctctcgctctcagtaTACTGGACTCCAGCGGAACCACG GAACTGGGGTTCTCGGAGCTGGATAGATGTGTTCTCATTTATGGTTATGCAACAGCGCTGCTGGAAATCGGACAACCCGAG gaACTGGCTGAAGCTCAGAGATTATTCACCACATTAGAGACTTCAGAAAGGAAGTTTCAGTCACTGATGCATTATGGGATGGGCAGAGTTTACCTGAAGGAGAACAG ATTTGCTAAAGCTCTCGAGCAGTTCTCTAACGCTCTACTGATGATTCAAAGACACATCACACCTGGAAAACTCACCTGGCCAACAACTAAAGCCATAGTGGAGGAAACACAACCGTCATATTTAcag GAACATCTGGAGACGTTTATAGAGATCTGTACATTTCCACCTAAAGCAGATGCGATCTGCCGCCATCAACACTGTCGGAGCCATTCTGTTGAAATCTATTTCAGTGATCCagactttaaa GGGTTCATACAGATGTCGTGTTGTCAGAGCTGTAAAGTGGAGTTTCACATCAGCTGCTGGAAAAAACTCAAAACTGTTTCATTCACGGATAAGAATGAAAAG GATTTTCTAAAAGATTTGTGTTTTACGCCGGACTGTCGGGGGCAAATCTGTCACATTGTAATATTTGGGCCGACGGGGCTCGTAAAGTGTGAG TTTGAAACATCTATTCCTAAAATCAGACCTACTGGACGAATGAGAATCAAACAGCCGTGTACAAG TATTAAGAAGTTGAAATCTAAAACCGATCGAAAGCTTCGGAGGAAACAACAGAAGTCGGCAGCACGAGTCGCTCATGCAGAGATAAAGGAAGTAACACCCGCAGCTGAAGACCAAACGACAG CGACACACACTGACTCTATTTATGTGGATCAAGTTTTACATCAAATTCATGAAAACAAAGAACTTTTTAAAGAAGAATGTGTGAATATTTCTTGCGTGTTGGAGCGGCTGCGGCCGTGGCTGGATCTGTACGAGAGTAAAGGACACGAGAGCGTGTTGAACAGCCGCTGTGATGCGCGAGTCCTGACGGAGCTGGTGGATCTTCTGCTGGAGTCTCAGAACCGCGTGTGGGCTCGAGTCTTTATCGAGACGCTCGGATCTTCACTTCATATCAAACACAAATTACAGCATTGGGCTCAGCGGCTGGATAAAGCAG GTCTGACCGCGGCCGAGTCCTTCATCAGTCGTCATTGTTCTCATCTGGACGAGTTGGACGTGTCGCCGCTGCTCGCGTTCGCACCTCTGCAGGAAACACTACTCGAGAAGTTCGGCACTGTTCAGGAATTATTTGACGGCGGCGGTTTTACTGTAATGGAGTATTTAAGACAAGCTCCTGCTAAAGAAAAGCGTCTATTTATTTGGACTCTAGAGTCGAATCGAGAGCACTATCACTCCTGTCACTTCATTCTCCATCAGTATTTTGAAGACG ACGCTGTTTGTTTAGTCCTTAAAAAGACGGATGATGACGAGCACATA AATACAGTATTtaagagtaaaaacagacatcgAAAGAAAAACAAGAAGGAATCAAAG tcagTTATTTTGCTGTCTGGAGTCAGAGCCGGACACTCCagagatgaggatgatgatgaagatgatctgTTCTCTGAGGAAGATTCTCT GATGTTTCTGAGCGGCGCTGATCCGTTCAGTGTTCCCGATCACCTGCGCGGTCAGCTGGCAGAGTTTGAGCAGCAGTACGCCGGATCAGCAGCATACAGAAACCGTTATGAGAGAATTCTGGACAATAACCCCGACCCCACCAAAGAGAGTTTATATGA tTATTTCGCTCAGATTCTGGAGGAGCACGGCCCTCTGTGCGCATCAGATCCTCTGATGGTTGGCGAGTTGGAGAATTTCCCCACGGAAGCGCAGCAGAAGATCGCCGACGCTGGAGGACTGAATCCGTTCCTGCTGGAATCTCTGAGATTCGTCATGACGGACGATCTgattggtctgatgaaacacgcCGTGTCGCTCACAGACTCTTCTGTGAATCCGTTTAACACACGATTGGCGTCGCACCTGAATCCTTCAGCTAAAGAGTTCTGGCCGCAAATAGACGTTTTGACTGATGGCGAGTCTCAGTATAATAATGACAACAAAGACGACAGTGATCTGTTCCTGCTTCTCCCTGATCCGTACCCTTGTGATGATGTCATCGCTGTAGATGCGGCGGCTCAAGCGGAAGCGCTGCAGCTGTATGAGACCGTTGGAGATCCTCCGGTTCATCGCTCTGATAGTGACACCGAGTGCTCTGCGGGAGTCACACACACTGCTGATAAACACACTGCTGATAAACACACTTCTGTGCAG GCTTTTAACAGTAAAGATGTTTCCATCAACACGGAGCCGTATGTTTCCTTTGAGATAAACAAT GGCGACATGAcgcagaaagaaaaagagaacatTGAACTGTTGAAGAAGATCGAACAGATGAAAGATGATCATGACATCACACAGCAGACGAGGAGAGAGCAGATCAAAGAACTTCAGGAGGAGATCGAGAACCTCACACACAGATCACAG ATCGCCGGCACTGAACTCACCATGTTCCAGCACAAACTGGAGGAGGAAGTGAAGAAAGACCAGCAGGAGAAGAGAGAGAACCAGGAGACACTGAAAACACTCAAGACAGAAATCAAAGATCTGACGGATCTTCAGGACAg TCTCACTAAAGTCATCCATGAGAAGAATAAAGAGTATCAGACTGAACTCGACCGTTTCCTGGACGAcag TAATCAGTGTGCAGCGGAGCGCATGAGTCTAGAAGATGAAATCAAGAGACACAGATTCGCGTGTGCGAGACACCTCAGGAGATCCGTGACGGCGCAG CTGTCAGTCCTGCAGAGCAGACGAGATCAGGTGCTGCGTCCGCTGCGCTCGTGTGTGTCTGAGGGGAAGATGATTGTCAAACACCTGACGGAGGCGTCGCTCAG ttcttCTGCTCTTCTGCTGTCGGTGATTAACGACTGGAAGAGATTTGTGGGTGATGCTGAAGATAAAATCAACAGAACTGAG ATGGAGTTTGATAAACAGATGATTGAGGTGAAGAAGGGCACGAGACTGTGTTCACTGCCGCTCATCTCTGCACCCCCCATCCCCACCAAACCCGCCGTACCG CTTCCTGTTCCTCCTCAGTCTGGGTCACAGTTCACACAGCAGGCGAGTGGATGCAGCACGCCCGCGGAGAGAACGCCTCCTGAAGAATCTGTGAGCAGAGCAGCGAGTCATCAGCACGCTTCAGCGCCGCAGCACGTGACGGTGTACGACAGAATCCTGGAGCGACTCAACATGATGTTTCCTCATTATAACAG GCTGGTGTTGAATAAGTTCATTCAGGAGGTGCGTTCTGCAAACGGAGGCGCTCTGAACATGCTGAcgtatgatgatgtcatcaacaGAGTCGCGCAGCTCATCCTGGACCATCAGGAGAACACGCGT GAGCGCATTAATGTCATGGGAGGTGAAATGAGGGCTCAGGGTTCGACTCCGCCTCCAGCGCACGTATGGAAGAACGTGTCAGAGAAACATCGCAATACTGCGCTCGCT TTGAATATTGAGGATCCGTGTATCATCTGTCATGAGGAGATGAACTCTGAAGATGTGTGTGTGCTGGAGTGCCGACACGGTTTCCACAGAAAG tgCATAAAGTTATGGCTGAAGGAGCAGAGCACATGTCCCACCTGTCGAGAACACGCACTGTTACCGGAGGACTTCCCCATGCTGCCCGGACGCCATCGCAAGAGTCACACGCAAGCGGCCGCATTAAACTGA